One genomic segment of Aquamicrobium lusatiense includes these proteins:
- a CDS encoding DsbA family oxidoreductase: MTSTAPLTIDVVSDVVCPWCFIGMKRLQKAVAAAGVEVQVNWRPYQLDPTVPAEGLDRKAYMLGKFGSEDKIREIHGRIEPLGRAEGIAFDFDAITVAPNTLDAHRLIRWAGASGTAVQGRLVALLFSLYFEKGANIGDRAVLVEASREAGMDASVVEALLPTDTGLEEVRKEIATAAQMGVTGVPCFLLERRYAIVGAQEADTLADAIRQVSAAKARGELNDAG; encoded by the coding sequence ATGACCTCCACCGCCCCCCTGACCATCGATGTCGTTTCGGACGTCGTATGTCCATGGTGTTTCATCGGCATGAAGCGACTGCAGAAGGCCGTCGCGGCGGCAGGCGTCGAGGTGCAGGTCAACTGGCGGCCTTACCAGCTTGATCCCACGGTTCCGGCCGAAGGTCTTGATCGCAAGGCCTACATGCTGGGCAAATTCGGCAGCGAGGATAAAATCCGCGAGATCCACGGCCGTATCGAGCCGCTTGGCCGGGCCGAAGGCATCGCCTTCGATTTCGACGCCATCACCGTCGCGCCCAACACGCTGGATGCGCATCGCCTGATCCGCTGGGCCGGAGCCAGCGGGACCGCCGTCCAGGGCAGGCTGGTCGCGCTACTGTTCAGCCTCTATTTCGAGAAGGGTGCGAATATAGGCGACCGCGCTGTTCTGGTCGAAGCGTCGCGCGAAGCCGGCATGGATGCGTCCGTGGTCGAAGCCCTGTTGCCGACGGATACCGGACTGGAAGAAGTTCGCAAGGAGATCGCCACCGCGGCGCAGATGGGCGTTACCGGCGTGCCGTGCTTCCTGCTGGAGAGGCGCTATGCGATCGTGGGCGCTCAGGAAGCAGACACGCTCGCCGACGCCATCCGGCAGGTCTCTGCCGCAAAAGCGCGCGGGGAACTGAACGACGCGGGCTGA
- a CDS encoding DUF502 domain-containing protein: protein MSDIIRTSAMTRLRNYFLTGFIVCAPLAITAYLTWSFVGWVDSWVKPYIPTRYSPDTYLPFAVPGFGLIVALVLITLIGFLAANIVGRAIVNFGERLLGRMPLVRGIYRSLKQIFETVLSNHGDMFKHVGMVEYPRKDVWSLVFLSGEKETEINEKLDVEGDPLIGVFMPCTPNPTTGFLMYVRKSEIVMLDMTIEEGARLIVSAGLVAPKVKRKRGPEAEAVSIANPKLEEVQPARSKRTASSLPNT, encoded by the coding sequence ATGTCGGACATTATCAGAACATCGGCAATGACACGGCTCAGGAACTATTTCCTGACCGGATTTATCGTCTGCGCCCCGCTGGCGATCACCGCCTATCTGACATGGTCGTTCGTGGGCTGGGTCGATTCATGGGTGAAGCCCTATATTCCGACCCGCTACAGTCCCGACACCTATCTGCCCTTCGCGGTGCCCGGCTTCGGGCTCATCGTGGCGCTGGTGCTCATCACGCTGATCGGCTTTCTTGCCGCCAACATCGTCGGCCGCGCCATCGTCAATTTCGGCGAGCGGCTGCTTGGCCGCATGCCTCTGGTGCGCGGCATCTATCGCTCGCTGAAGCAGATTTTCGAAACGGTGCTATCCAACCACGGCGACATGTTCAAGCATGTCGGCATGGTCGAATATCCGCGCAAGGACGTGTGGTCGCTGGTGTTCCTGTCCGGTGAGAAGGAAACAGAGATCAACGAGAAGCTTGATGTCGAGGGCGATCCGCTGATCGGCGTGTTCATGCCTTGCACACCCAACCCGACCACCGGCTTCCTGATGTATGTGCGCAAGTCCGAGATCGTCATGCTGGACATGACGATCGAGGAAGGCGCGCGCCTGATCGTTTCGGCCGGTCTCGTCGCGCCAAAGGTGAAGCGCAAGCGCGGCCCCGAGGCGGAAGCGGTCAGCATCGCCAATCCGAAGCTGGAAGAGGTTCAGCCGGCGCGCAGCAAGCGCACCGCCTCGTCCTTGCCGAACACATAA
- the recG gene encoding ATP-dependent DNA helicase RecG, whose translation MRPSLLDPLFAPITSLAGVGPKVAALIERVLPVDPGDREARAADLLFVLPNSVIDRRSRPGIANAAPGAIVTLDLTVDGHQPPPRGNRSVPYRVYAHDDTSDITLTFFHAHAAYLEKQLPEGAQVIVSGRMEWFNGRPSMVHPDHIALAEDAAGLPLVEPVYPLTAGLSGKVLRRAIGQALERVPAMPEWQDAPFLRRQSFPGFHAALERIHNPDSPIDAAPDSSAWRRLAYDEFLAGQVSLALVRARVRKLSGRPLTGDGRLVQALRAALPYALTGAQEAALAEIHADLAEPERMLRLLQGDVGSGKTVVALLAMARAVEAGGQAALMAPTEILARQHFATIAPLAERVGLQVAVLTGREKGRERREVLEGLADGGINMVIGTHALFQESVSFNNLVLAVVDEQHRFGVHQRLAMTAKGDAPDMLVMTATPIPRTLVLTAFGDMDVSRLTEKPAGRQPIRTVTLPLERLSELVGRIRDAVAEGQKVYWICPLVEESEEVKLMSAEDRFASLQPVFGDRVGLVHGRMKGAEKDEAMRAFKDGETRVLIATTVIEVGVDVPDATIIVIEHAERFGLAQLHQLRGRVGRGSKPSSCVLLYKDPLGETAKRRLSVMRETEDGFLIAEEDLKLRGEGELLGTRQSGTPGFRIARIDTHADLLEAARDDARLILATDPELQTPRGEALRLLLYVFGKDEAVRLLRAG comes from the coding sequence ATGCGCCCTTCCCTGCTCGATCCGCTGTTTGCGCCCATCACGTCGCTGGCCGGCGTCGGCCCCAAGGTGGCGGCGCTGATCGAACGCGTGCTGCCGGTCGATCCCGGCGACCGTGAAGCGCGGGCGGCCGATCTGCTGTTCGTGCTGCCGAACTCGGTGATCGACCGGCGCAGCCGGCCGGGCATCGCCAATGCGGCTCCCGGCGCCATCGTTACGCTTGATCTCACCGTCGACGGACACCAGCCGCCGCCGCGCGGCAACCGTTCGGTGCCCTACCGGGTCTATGCCCATGACGACACCAGCGACATCACCCTGACCTTCTTTCACGCCCATGCCGCTTATCTGGAAAAGCAGCTGCCGGAAGGCGCGCAGGTGATCGTTTCCGGGCGCATGGAGTGGTTCAACGGCCGCCCCTCCATGGTGCATCCCGATCACATCGCGCTTGCGGAGGATGCCGCCGGCCTGCCGCTGGTCGAGCCGGTCTATCCGCTCACCGCCGGTCTGTCGGGCAAGGTGCTGCGCCGTGCCATCGGGCAGGCGCTGGAGCGCGTGCCGGCAATGCCGGAATGGCAGGACGCCCCCTTCCTGCGCCGCCAGTCCTTCCCCGGCTTCCACGCAGCGCTGGAGCGCATCCACAACCCGGACTCGCCGATAGACGCCGCGCCTGACAGCTCCGCCTGGCGCAGGCTTGCCTATGACGAGTTTCTGGCCGGGCAGGTTTCTCTCGCACTTGTGCGGGCGCGCGTCCGCAAGCTCTCGGGCCGTCCGCTCACCGGCGACGGGCGGCTGGTGCAGGCATTGCGGGCCGCCCTGCCCTATGCGCTGACCGGCGCGCAGGAAGCCGCACTTGCCGAAATCCATGCCGATCTGGCCGAGCCCGAGCGCATGCTGCGCCTGCTTCAGGGCGACGTGGGCTCCGGCAAGACTGTCGTCGCGCTGCTGGCCATGGCGCGCGCTGTAGAGGCCGGCGGACAGGCGGCGCTGATGGCGCCGACGGAAATCCTCGCGCGCCAGCATTTCGCCACCATCGCGCCGCTGGCAGAACGCGTCGGGCTGCAGGTCGCCGTGCTGACCGGCCGCGAAAAGGGCCGTGAGCGCAGGGAGGTGCTTGAAGGACTGGCCGATGGCGGCATCAACATGGTCATCGGCACTCATGCGCTGTTTCAGGAGAGCGTGAGCTTCAACAACCTCGTGCTGGCCGTGGTCGATGAGCAGCACCGTTTCGGCGTGCATCAGCGGCTGGCGATGACGGCCAAGGGCGATGCGCCCGACATGCTGGTGATGACGGCGACGCCCATTCCGCGCACGCTGGTGCTGACCGCCTTCGGCGACATGGACGTCTCGCGTCTCACCGAGAAACCGGCAGGCCGCCAGCCGATCCGCACCGTGACCCTCCCGCTGGAGCGGCTTTCGGAGCTGGTCGGGCGCATCCGCGATGCGGTCGCGGAGGGCCAGAAAGTCTACTGGATCTGCCCGTTGGTCGAGGAATCGGAAGAGGTGAAGCTGATGTCGGCGGAAGACCGCTTCGCTTCCCTTCAGCCTGTTTTCGGCGACCGTGTCGGCCTTGTCCACGGCCGCATGAAGGGTGCGGAAAAGGACGAGGCGATGCGCGCCTTCAAGGATGGCGAGACGCGGGTTCTGATCGCCACCACGGTGATCGAGGTGGGCGTCGACGTGCCCGACGCCACCATCATCGTCATCGAGCACGCCGAGCGCTTCGGCCTTGCCCAGCTTCACCAGCTACGCGGGCGCGTGGGGCGCGGATCGAAGCCTTCTTCCTGCGTGCTTCTCTACAAGGACCCGCTGGGGGAAACGGCCAAACGCCGGCTTTCGGTGATGCGCGAGACGGAAGACGGCTTCCTCATTGCCGAGGAAGACCTGAAATTGCGCGGCGAAGGGGAATTGCTCGGCACCCGCCAGTCGGGCACGCCGGGGTTCCGGATCGCGCGGATCGACACCCATGCCGACCTGCTCGAAGCCGCGCGCGACGATGCCCGGCTGATCCTCGCCACAGATCCCGAACTGCAGACCCCGCGCGGCGAAGCTCTCAGGCTTCTGCTTTATGTGTTCGGCAAGGACGAGGCGGTGCGCTTGCTGCGCGCCGGCTGA
- the mfd gene encoding transcription-repair coupling factor: MSLIPKIGLPKGSIGSFVIDGVADGYEAFALAQVAREIAPDRPLVFVARDGQRLPAIVEALAFADPGLPVLELPAWDCLPYDRVSPGSDAAARRLDALSAMAALGKNPHRAVILTTANALLQRVPPAELIEAQTFSAKPGNQVDMDKLARRLEMSGFERVATVREVGEFAVRGGILDLFAPGAEEALRLDFFGDTLESIRAFDVASQRTTGQRNALTLQAMSEVALTPETISRFRRAYIEAFGAPSRDDALYAAVSEGRRFAGMEHWLPFFYEQLDTVFDYLPDAPVVFDHLAHEALSERHVLILDHYESRKQQSEGALKDAVPYKPVAPQLLYLSPDEVKAATGARTAIEFTPFTAPEAGDRKVFHAGARAGRSFAEERADPNANVFTEAVKHVADERAAGRRVVIAGWTEGSLDRLGQILAEHHLGNLKRVATLAETEKLEKGQAALAVLQLETGFETDGMVVVAEQDILGDRLVRRSKKRKRAADFISEAASLSAGDIVVHADHGIGRFIGLKTIQAVGAPHDCLEIHYAGDDRLFLPVENIELLSRYGSDSAEAPLDKLGGGAWQARKARLKKRLLDMAGDLIRIAAERQMRAAPTMIPAEGIYGEFAARFPYEETDDQQSAIDAVTEDLSAGRPMDRLICGDVGFGKTEVALRAAFIAAMEGFQVAVVVPTTLLSRQHYKTFSQRFAGLPVRVRQASRLVGTKELAETKKGLEDGTVDIVVGTHALLGSSIKFRNLGLLIVDEEQHFGVKHKERLKELKSDVHVLTLSATPIPRTLQLALTGVRELSLIATPPVDRMAVRTFISPFDPLVIRETLLRERYRGGQSFYVVPRISDLSEIEEFLKAEVPELKVAVAHGQMPPGRLDDIMNAFYEGQYDVLLSTTIVESGLDIPTANTMVVHRADMFGLAQLYQLRGRVGRSKVRAYALFTLPAKRKLTDTADRRLKVLQSLDSLGAGFQLASHDLDIRGAGNLLGEEQSGHIKEVGFELYQQMLEEAVAEVKDSGSVAADTGWSPQIAVGTAVMIPESYVPDLQLRLALYRRLGDLETPEEIDAFGAELIDRFGALPDEVKHLLKIVFIKALCRKANVEKLDAGPKGVVIQFRNKQFSNPAGLVQFIGEQGILAKIRPDQSVVFIRDWPNADKRLAGSAVLMTQLAKLAAA, encoded by the coding sequence ATGAGCCTCATCCCGAAAATCGGCCTGCCAAAAGGCAGCATCGGTTCCTTCGTCATCGATGGCGTGGCCGATGGCTATGAGGCGTTCGCGCTGGCGCAGGTCGCCCGTGAAATCGCGCCGGACCGTCCACTGGTCTTCGTTGCCCGCGACGGCCAGCGCCTGCCGGCCATCGTCGAGGCGCTGGCTTTTGCCGATCCCGGCCTGCCGGTTCTGGAGCTGCCGGCATGGGATTGCCTGCCGTATGACCGCGTATCACCGGGTTCGGATGCCGCTGCACGACGGCTGGATGCGCTTTCCGCCATGGCCGCGCTCGGCAAGAATCCGCACCGGGCCGTCATTCTCACCACCGCCAACGCCCTGTTGCAGCGCGTGCCCCCGGCCGAATTGATCGAAGCGCAGACCTTCAGTGCGAAGCCGGGCAATCAGGTCGATATGGACAAGCTGGCCAGACGGCTGGAAATGTCCGGCTTCGAGCGTGTCGCGACCGTGCGGGAGGTGGGAGAGTTCGCCGTGCGCGGCGGCATCCTCGACCTGTTCGCGCCGGGTGCGGAAGAGGCGCTGCGTCTTGATTTCTTCGGCGACACGCTGGAATCGATCCGTGCCTTCGATGTGGCCAGCCAGCGCACCACCGGCCAGCGCAACGCGCTGACCCTGCAGGCGATGAGCGAGGTTGCCCTTACACCGGAGACGATCAGCCGCTTCCGCCGCGCCTATATCGAAGCCTTCGGCGCGCCCTCGCGCGACGATGCGCTGTATGCGGCGGTGAGCGAAGGCCGCCGTTTCGCCGGCATGGAGCACTGGCTGCCCTTTTTCTATGAGCAGCTCGATACCGTGTTCGACTATCTGCCGGATGCGCCGGTCGTCTTCGATCATCTGGCTCATGAAGCGCTGTCGGAGCGCCACGTGCTGATCCTCGATCATTACGAATCGCGAAAACAGCAATCCGAAGGCGCGCTGAAGGATGCGGTGCCCTACAAGCCGGTGGCGCCGCAGCTGCTTTACCTGTCGCCGGACGAGGTGAAGGCGGCGACCGGCGCGCGTACGGCAATCGAGTTCACGCCTTTCACCGCACCCGAGGCGGGCGACAGAAAGGTGTTCCATGCGGGCGCGAGGGCCGGCCGCAGCTTTGCCGAGGAACGCGCCGACCCAAACGCCAATGTTTTCACCGAGGCGGTGAAGCATGTTGCCGACGAGCGCGCCGCCGGTCGCCGTGTCGTCATCGCAGGCTGGACGGAAGGGTCGCTCGACCGGCTGGGGCAGATTCTGGCCGAGCATCACCTCGGCAATCTCAAGCGCGTCGCCACGCTGGCCGAAACTGAAAAGCTCGAAAAAGGGCAGGCGGCGCTGGCCGTGCTGCAACTTGAAACCGGCTTCGAGACCGACGGCATGGTCGTCGTGGCCGAGCAGGACATTCTCGGCGACCGGCTGGTGCGCCGCTCCAAGAAGCGCAAGCGCGCCGCCGATTTCATTTCCGAAGCCGCTTCTCTGTCGGCCGGCGACATCGTCGTTCATGCCGATCACGGCATTGGCCGTTTCATCGGCCTGAAGACCATTCAGGCGGTCGGCGCGCCGCATGACTGCCTTGAAATCCACTATGCCGGCGATGACCGCCTGTTCCTGCCGGTGGAGAACATCGAGCTTCTGTCGCGCTATGGCTCGGATTCGGCCGAGGCGCCACTGGACAAGCTCGGCGGCGGCGCCTGGCAGGCCCGCAAGGCCCGGCTGAAAAAGCGCCTGCTCGACATGGCCGGCGACCTCATTCGCATCGCGGCCGAGCGTCAGATGCGCGCAGCGCCCACCATGATCCCGGCCGAGGGCATCTATGGCGAGTTTGCCGCGCGCTTCCCTTATGAGGAAACCGACGACCAGCAAAGCGCCATCGATGCGGTGACGGAAGACCTGTCGGCAGGGCGGCCCATGGACCGTCTGATCTGCGGCGACGTCGGCTTCGGCAAGACCGAGGTGGCGTTGCGGGCCGCTTTCATCGCTGCCATGGAAGGCTTTCAGGTCGCGGTCGTGGTGCCGACAACGCTCCTGTCGCGCCAGCATTACAAGACCTTCTCGCAGCGCTTCGCCGGCCTTCCGGTGAGGGTGCGGCAGGCCTCGCGGCTGGTCGGCACGAAGGAACTGGCGGAAACGAAGAAGGGGCTGGAAGACGGCACCGTCGATATCGTCGTCGGCACCCATGCGCTGCTGGGTTCTTCGATAAAGTTCCGCAATCTCGGCCTGCTGATCGTCGACGAGGAGCAGCATTTCGGCGTCAAGCACAAGGAGCGGCTGAAAGAGCTGAAGAGCGACGTGCATGTGCTGACGCTCTCGGCCACCCCGATCCCGCGCACCCTGCAACTGGCGTTGACGGGCGTGCGCGAACTGTCGCTGATCGCCACGCCGCCTGTCGACCGCATGGCGGTGCGCACCTTCATCTCGCCCTTCGATCCGCTGGTCATCCGCGAAACCCTGCTGCGCGAGCGCTATCGCGGCGGCCAGAGTTTTTACGTCGTGCCGCGCATCAGCGATCTTTCCGAGATCGAGGAATTCCTGAAGGCGGAAGTGCCGGAACTGAAGGTGGCGGTGGCCCACGGCCAGATGCCGCCCGGCCGGCTCGACGACATCATGAACGCCTTCTACGAGGGCCAGTATGATGTGCTGTTGTCCACCACCATCGTGGAATCCGGTCTCGATATTCCGACCGCCAACACCATGGTCGTCCACCGCGCCGACATGTTCGGCCTCGCTCAGCTCTATCAGCTTCGCGGCCGGGTCGGCCGCTCCAAGGTACGCGCCTATGCGCTGTTCACGCTGCCGGCCAAGCGCAAGCTGACCGATACGGCGGACCGTCGCCTGAAGGTGCTGCAATCGCTGGATTCGCTGGGCGCAGGCTTCCAGCTGGCCAGTCACGACCTCGATATTCGCGGTGCCGGAAACCTTCTGGGCGAGGAGCAGTCGGGCCACATCAAGGAGGTCGGCTTCGAGCTTTACCAGCAGATGCTGGAGGAGGCCGTGGCCGAGGTGAAGGATTCGGGCAGCGTCGCGGCAGACACCGGCTGGTCGCCGCAGATTGCAGTCGGCACGGCTGTGATGATCCCCGAAAGCTATGTACCCGACCTGCAATTGCGTCTGGCGCTTTATCGCCGCCTTGGCGATCTGGAGACGCCGGAAGAAATCGACGCCTTCGGGGCCGAACTCATCGACCGTTTCGGCGCTCTGCCCGACGAGGTGAAGCACCTCCTGAAGATCGTCTTTATCAAGGCGCTCTGCCGCAAGGCCAATGTCGAAAAACTCGATGCGGGACCGAAGGGCGTGGTCATCCAGTTTCGCAACAAGCAGTTCTCCAATCCGGCCGGACTGGTGCAGTTCATCGGCGAACAGGGCATTCTGGCGAAGATCAGGCCCGATCAGAGTGTGGTCTTCATCCGTGACTGGCCGAACGCCGACAAGCGTCTGGCGGGTTCGGCGGTGCTGATGACCCAGCTTGCAAAACTGGCCGCTGCCTGA
- a CDS encoding succinate dehydrogenase assembly factor 2: protein MTGTTRTSEGLDTRRRKLLFRSWHRGMREMDLILGSFADAEIERMSEDELDQFERLLEINDTELLPWITGQTQIPTGIDLPLLERVLEWRGRVASLTV, encoded by the coding sequence ATGACCGGAACGACGAGAACAAGCGAAGGGCTGGATACCCGCCGTCGCAAGCTGCTGTTTCGCTCCTGGCATCGCGGCATGCGCGAGATGGATCTGATCCTCGGCAGCTTCGCCGATGCGGAAATCGAACGAATGAGCGAAGACGAACTTGACCAGTTCGAGCGGCTGCTGGAAATCAACGATACCGAGCTGCTGCCATGGATCACCGGCCAGACGCAGATCCCGACCGGTATCGATCTGCCCCTGCTGGAGCGTGTTCTGGAATGGCGCGGCAGGGTTGCGTCCCTGACCGTCTGA